The following coding sequences are from one Mycolicibacterium aichiense window:
- a CDS encoding NADH-quinone oxidoreductase subunit J, translated as MTITLLAAETLTRTSTPETIAFWILAVIAVTGAIGVVAAPKAVYSAIFLATTMIALAMIYVAQDALFLGVVQVVVYTGAVMMLFLFVLMLVGVDSSESLVETIRGQRVAAIVAGLGFGVLLIAGIGNIATTGFVGLTQANAGGNVQGLATLIFTRDLWAFELTSALLITAALGAMVLAHRERFERRKTQREMVVERFQTGARATPLPNPGVFARHNAVNTFSRLPDGTDEESSVSTILRTDGNGGGPR; from the coding sequence GTGACGATCACGCTGCTGGCCGCCGAAACCCTGACTCGCACCTCCACTCCCGAGACCATCGCATTCTGGATCCTCGCCGTCATCGCGGTGACCGGCGCGATCGGAGTGGTCGCCGCGCCCAAAGCCGTCTATTCGGCGATCTTCCTCGCGACCACGATGATCGCGCTGGCCATGATCTACGTCGCGCAGGACGCCTTGTTCCTGGGGGTGGTGCAGGTGGTGGTCTACACCGGCGCGGTGATGATGTTGTTCTTGTTCGTGCTCATGCTGGTCGGCGTCGACTCCTCGGAGTCGTTGGTGGAAACCATTCGGGGACAGCGGGTCGCCGCGATCGTCGCGGGTCTCGGATTCGGCGTCCTGCTGATCGCCGGGATCGGCAACATCGCCACCACCGGATTTGTCGGGCTGACGCAGGCAAATGCGGGCGGCAACGTACAGGGTTTGGCGACGCTGATCTTCACCCGCGATCTGTGGGCGTTCGAGTTGACCAGCGCACTGCTGATCACCGCAGCCCTGGGGGCCATGGTCTTGGCCCACCGGGAGCGCTTCGAGCGGCGAAAGACGCAGCGTGAGATGGTCGTCGAACGCTTCCAAACCGGGGCGCGGGCAACGCCGCTGCCCAACCCCGGCGTCTTCGCCCGCCATAACGCCGTCAACACCTTCTCTCGGCTCCCCGACGGCACCGACGAGGAATCGTCGGTCAGCACGATCCTTCGCACCGACGGCAACGGAGGCGGTCCGCGATGA
- the nuoL gene encoding NADH-quinone oxidoreductase subunit L: MQTLVWLTIALPLAGAVILLLGGKATDAWGHLLGCAAVIGAFACGAVLFTHLHGLPGEDRTVHEVLFSWVPVGVLRVDFGLQLDALSMCFVLLITGVGALIHIYSIGYMKTDPGRRRFFAYLNLFVAAMLLLVLADNYLGLYMGWEGVGLASYLLIGFWSHKPSAATAAKKAFVVNRVGDMGLAIALMVLFATLGSVTFSTVFSAVPQMTSGALTAVGLLLLLGACGKSAQVPLQSWLGDAMEGPTPVSALIHAATMVTAGVYLIVRSGPIFTAAPAAQTAVVTVGAVTLLFGAIIGCAKDDIKKALAASTMSQIGYMVLAAGLGPAGYAVAIMHLLTHGFFKAGLFLGAGSVMHAMDDETDMRRFGGLRTLLPVTFVTFGLGYLAIIGVPPFAGYFSKDAIIETALNSGGLKGLLLGGAALLGAGITAFYMTRVMLLTFFGQRRWKPNTHPHESPASMTAPMIVLAVGSVGAGALLAIGNTLEHWLEPVVGHHEAAHVYPAWIITVTALGVVAIGIAVAYRQYANHNVPESAPLDVSAFTVAARNDLYGDAFNEAAFMRTGQELTKGLVAVDEKGVDGVTQGLAFAVGRFSDRLRQVQTGYARSYALSMLAGTALVVAAVLVTAWR; encoded by the coding sequence ATGCAGACACTGGTGTGGTTGACCATCGCGCTGCCCTTGGCCGGCGCGGTGATCCTGCTGCTGGGTGGCAAGGCCACCGATGCGTGGGGGCATCTGCTGGGCTGCGCCGCGGTGATCGGCGCGTTCGCTTGCGGCGCGGTGCTGTTCACCCACCTACACGGCCTGCCCGGAGAAGACCGGACCGTGCACGAGGTGCTCTTCTCCTGGGTGCCGGTCGGAGTCCTGCGGGTGGACTTCGGCCTGCAGCTCGACGCGTTGTCGATGTGCTTCGTGCTGTTGATCACCGGCGTCGGCGCTCTGATCCACATCTACTCGATCGGCTACATGAAAACCGACCCCGGCCGCCGGCGGTTTTTCGCCTACCTCAACCTGTTCGTCGCCGCGATGCTCCTGCTGGTGCTTGCCGACAACTACCTCGGCCTCTACATGGGTTGGGAGGGTGTGGGTCTGGCGTCGTATCTGCTGATCGGGTTCTGGTCGCACAAGCCGAGCGCGGCCACCGCGGCGAAGAAGGCGTTCGTGGTCAACCGGGTCGGCGACATGGGTTTGGCGATCGCGCTGATGGTGCTGTTCGCCACGCTGGGCTCGGTCACCTTCAGCACGGTGTTCAGCGCGGTGCCCCAGATGACATCAGGTGCGCTGACCGCCGTCGGTCTGCTCCTCCTTCTCGGCGCATGCGGCAAGAGCGCGCAGGTACCGCTGCAGTCCTGGCTCGGTGACGCCATGGAGGGCCCCACCCCGGTCTCGGCTTTGATCCACGCCGCCACCATGGTCACTGCCGGCGTCTATCTGATCGTCCGCTCCGGCCCGATCTTCACCGCCGCGCCCGCCGCGCAGACCGCCGTCGTCACCGTGGGTGCGGTCACCCTGCTGTTCGGCGCGATCATCGGCTGCGCCAAAGACGACATCAAAAAGGCCCTCGCCGCCTCCACCATGAGCCAGATCGGCTACATGGTGCTCGCCGCCGGCCTCGGCCCCGCCGGCTATGCGGTGGCCATCATGCATCTGCTCACCCACGGCTTCTTCAAAGCCGGCTTGTTCCTCGGCGCCGGCTCGGTCATGCATGCCATGGACGACGAAACCGACATGCGCCGCTTCGGCGGCTTGCGGACGCTGCTGCCCGTCACCTTCGTCACCTTCGGGCTGGGCTACCTCGCCATCATCGGCGTCCCACCGTTCGCCGGGTACTTCTCCAAAGACGCGATCATCGAAACCGCCCTCAACAGCGGCGGACTCAAAGGGTTGCTCCTCGGCGGCGCCGCTCTGCTCGGCGCCGGCATCACCGCGTTCTACATGACCCGGGTGATGCTGCTGACGTTCTTCGGGCAGCGGCGCTGGAAGCCCAATACCCACCCGCACGAGTCCCCCGCCTCGATGACGGCACCGATGATCGTCCTCGCGGTCGGCTCGGTCGGCGCCGGGGCGCTGCTCGCCATCGGCAACACCCTGGAGCACTGGCTCGAACCCGTCGTCGGCCATCACGAGGCAGCACATGTCTATCCGGCCTGGATCATCACCGTCACCGCATTGGGCGTCGTCGCGATCGGCATCGCGGTGGCGTACCGCCAGTACGCGAACCACAACGTCCCCGAGTCCGCCCCGCTGGATGTTTCCGCATTCACCGTCGCGGCGCGCAACGACCTCTACGGTGACGCGTTCAACGAGGCGGCGTTCATGCGGACCGGCCAAGAACTCACCAAAGGCCTTGTCGCCGTCGATGAGAAGGGCGTCGACGGGGTGACGCAGGGCCTTGCATTTGCGGTCGGCCGGTTCTCGGACCGCCTGCGCCAGGTGCAGACCGGCTACGCCCGCTCCTACGCGCTGTCCATGTTGGCCGGTACGGCGCTGGTGGTCGCCGCAGTCCTCGTCACGGCGTGGAGGTGA
- the nuoI gene encoding NADH-quinone oxidoreductase subunit NuoI, producing the protein MRSTDRSPYLRYPVRRHRARRKQMPKFLDAVKGFGVTFGTMFKRPITEEYPEKPGPVAPRYHGRHQLNRYPDGLEKCIGCELCAWACPADAIYVEGADNTEEQRFSPGERYGRVYQINYLRCIGCGLCIEACPTRALTMTNVYEMADDNRSDLIYGKDKLLAPLQPGMAPPPHAMAPGTTDDDYYLGRISGNQEVR; encoded by the coding sequence CTGCGGTCGACGGATCGTTCCCCATACCTCCGATACCCGGTTCGCCGGCACCGAGCAAGGAGAAAGCAGATGCCTAAGTTCCTCGATGCGGTCAAGGGTTTCGGCGTGACGTTCGGGACCATGTTCAAACGCCCGATCACCGAGGAGTATCCGGAGAAGCCGGGCCCGGTGGCGCCGCGCTATCACGGCCGCCACCAACTCAACCGTTACCCCGACGGGCTGGAGAAGTGCATCGGCTGCGAGCTGTGCGCCTGGGCGTGCCCCGCCGACGCCATCTATGTCGAAGGCGCCGATAACACCGAGGAGCAACGCTTTTCGCCCGGCGAACGCTACGGCCGGGTCTACCAGATCAACTATCTGCGCTGCATCGGCTGCGGACTGTGCATCGAAGCCTGTCCCACCCGCGCGCTGACGATGACCAACGTCTACGAGATGGCCGACGACAACCGCTCCGACCTGATCTACGGCAAGGACAAACTGCTGGCCCCACTGCAGCCCGGCATGGCGCCGCCGCCGCACGCGATGGCGCCGGGGACGACCGACGACGACTACTACCTGGGCCGAATAAGCGGAAATCAGGAGGTTCGGTGA
- the nuoH gene encoding NADH-quinone oxidoreductase subunit NuoH has product MIAPDLSVFGHDPWWLVLIKAVAVFAFLLLTVLVAILLERKILGRMQMRYGPNRVGPFGILQSLADGIKLALKEGLTPAGVDKPIYLMAPVISVIPAIMAFAVIPLGPVVSVFGHRTPLQLTDLPVAVLYILAVTSIGVYGIVLAGWASGSTYPLLGGLRSSAQVISYEIAMALSFAAVFLYAGTMSTSGIVAAQEHTWYVFLLLPSFAVYVTSMVGETNRAPFDLPEAEGELVGGFHTEYSSLKFAMFMLAEYVNMTTVSALATTLFLGGWHAPWPISLIDGVNTGWWPLIWFVAKVWTFLFVFMWLRATLPRLRYDQFMALGWKLLIPVSLVWIMIVAVLHSIGHTGIVPNLIAAAALLLAVLGANSLRNKLIQRNAAPTAPAVDGSFPIPPIPGSPAPSKEKADA; this is encoded by the coding sequence ATGATCGCACCCGATCTGAGTGTGTTCGGTCATGATCCGTGGTGGCTGGTGCTGATCAAGGCGGTTGCGGTCTTCGCGTTCCTGCTGCTGACCGTTCTGGTGGCGATCCTGCTGGAGCGCAAGATCCTGGGCCGCATGCAGATGCGCTACGGCCCCAACCGGGTCGGGCCGTTCGGCATCCTGCAGTCCCTGGCCGACGGAATCAAGCTGGCCCTCAAAGAGGGGCTCACCCCGGCCGGGGTGGACAAGCCGATTTACCTGATGGCGCCGGTCATTTCGGTGATCCCCGCGATCATGGCGTTCGCGGTGATCCCGCTGGGTCCGGTGGTGTCGGTGTTCGGTCACCGCACGCCGCTGCAGCTGACGGATCTGCCGGTGGCGGTGCTCTACATCCTGGCGGTCACCTCGATCGGGGTGTACGGCATCGTGCTGGCGGGTTGGGCCTCGGGTTCCACCTACCCGCTTCTGGGTGGTCTGCGGTCCAGCGCACAGGTCATCTCCTATGAGATCGCGATGGCGTTGTCGTTCGCCGCGGTGTTCCTCTACGCAGGCACCATGTCCACCTCGGGGATCGTCGCCGCCCAAGAGCACACCTGGTATGTCTTCCTGCTGCTGCCCAGCTTCGCGGTGTACGTGACGTCGATGGTCGGCGAGACCAACCGGGCCCCGTTCGACCTGCCCGAGGCTGAAGGCGAACTGGTGGGCGGCTTTCACACCGAGTACTCCTCACTGAAGTTCGCGATGTTCATGCTCGCCGAATACGTCAACATGACCACCGTCTCGGCGCTGGCCACCACCCTGTTCCTGGGCGGCTGGCATGCGCCGTGGCCGATCAGCCTGATCGACGGCGTCAACACCGGCTGGTGGCCGCTGATCTGGTTCGTGGCCAAGGTGTGGACGTTCCTGTTCGTCTTCATGTGGCTGCGGGCCACCCTGCCGCGGCTGCGTTACGACCAGTTCATGGCACTGGGCTGGAAACTGCTCATCCCGGTCTCGCTGGTGTGGATCATGATCGTCGCGGTCCTGCACAGCATCGGCCACACCGGAATCGTTCCCAACCTCATCGCCGCCGCGGCACTGCTGCTGGCGGTGCTGGGCGCGAACTCGCTGCGCAACAAGCTGATCCAGCGCAATGCCGCGCCCACTGCCCCTGCGGTCGACGGATCGTTCCCCATACCTCCGATACCCGGTTCGCCGGCACCGAGCAAGGAGAAAGCAGATGCCTAA
- the nuoK gene encoding NADH-quinone oxidoreductase subunit NuoK — MNPANYLYLSALLFTIGAAGVLLRRNAIIMFMCVELMLNAANLAFVTFSRMHGHLDGQVVAFFTMVVAACEVVVGLAIIMTIFRTRRSANVDDAHLLRH, encoded by the coding sequence ATGAACCCGGCCAACTACCTGTATCTGTCGGCGTTGCTGTTCACGATCGGTGCCGCGGGAGTGCTGTTGCGCCGCAACGCGATCATCATGTTCATGTGCGTCGAGTTGATGCTCAACGCCGCGAACCTCGCGTTCGTGACCTTCTCACGTATGCATGGCCATCTCGACGGACAGGTGGTGGCGTTCTTCACCATGGTGGTCGCGGCCTGCGAAGTGGTGGTCGGCCTGGCCATCATCATGACCATCTTCCGGACCCGGCGCAGCGCCAACGTCGACGACGCCCACCTGTTGCGGCACTGA